The following are encoded together in the Microterricola viridarii genome:
- the ribD gene encoding bifunctional diaminohydroxyphosphoribosylaminopyrimidine deaminase/5-amino-6-(5-phosphoribosylamino)uracil reductase RibD — MGPSAHIEDALRRAFVLAANGPARGANPQVGCVLLAADGTVLAEGWHRGAGTPHAEVDALSQLAPGAARGATAVVTLEPCNHHGRTGPCAEALIEAGIGRVVYSVDDPGEASSGGAARLRAAGIDVEGGLLRSEGEAVLGDWLPAARLGRPLVTVKWASSLDGRAAAADGSSQWITGPAARLDVHRRRAAADAIAVGTGTVLADDPSLTARDAAGGLLPSQPIPVVFGSRQTPADAALRRHPHAPLFADGRDLPAQLAELHGRGIRSLFVEGGPTLASAFIAAGLVDELLVYLAPLLLGGPKLALGELGIASIDEALRLELASVEQLGDDLLVVARPVKGH; from the coding sequence ATGGGACCGAGTGCACACATCGAGGACGCTCTGCGCCGCGCCTTCGTGCTCGCCGCCAACGGCCCTGCCCGCGGGGCGAACCCGCAGGTCGGGTGCGTGCTGCTTGCCGCCGACGGCACCGTTCTGGCCGAGGGCTGGCACCGCGGTGCAGGCACCCCGCACGCCGAGGTTGACGCCCTCTCTCAGCTCGCCCCCGGGGCAGCCCGCGGTGCGACCGCCGTGGTCACCTTGGAACCCTGCAACCACCACGGCCGCACCGGCCCCTGCGCCGAGGCGCTGATCGAGGCCGGCATCGGCCGCGTCGTCTACTCCGTCGACGACCCGGGCGAGGCGTCCTCTGGCGGAGCCGCCCGACTCCGCGCCGCCGGCATCGACGTCGAGGGCGGGCTGCTGCGCTCCGAGGGCGAGGCAGTTCTCGGCGACTGGCTGCCCGCTGCCCGCCTCGGCCGCCCGCTGGTCACCGTCAAGTGGGCGTCCAGTCTCGACGGCCGCGCCGCCGCGGCCGACGGCAGCAGCCAGTGGATCACCGGGCCCGCTGCCCGTCTCGACGTGCACCGCCGCCGCGCGGCCGCCGACGCGATCGCCGTCGGAACCGGAACCGTGCTCGCCGACGACCCCTCTCTCACCGCCCGCGACGCCGCCGGCGGCCTGCTGCCCAGTCAGCCCATCCCCGTCGTGTTCGGCAGCCGCCAGACGCCGGCGGATGCCGCGCTCCGCCGCCACCCGCACGCGCCTCTCTTCGCCGACGGCCGCGACCTGCCCGCCCAGCTGGCCGAGCTGCACGGCCGCGGCATCCGCTCGCTCTTCGTCGAGGGCGGCCCGACCCTGGCCAGTGCGTTCATCGCCGCCGGTCTGGTCGATGAGCTGCTCGTCTATCTCGCCCCGCTGCTGCTCGGCGGCCCGAAACTCGCGCTCGGCGAACTCGGCATCGCCTCCATCGACGAGGCGCTGCGCCTTGAGCTGGCCAGCGTCGAACAACTTGGTGACGACCTTCTCGTCGTTGCCCGACCCGTGAAAGGACACTGA
- a CDS encoding sugar-binding transcriptional regulator has product MSELDTTSEGGRTGDALRAAHLYYMQDLTMDAIAHELHTSRSSVSRLLSHARASGLVDIQIRSPRDMPGRIEEAILEQHGVRAHVVPVPENASDVDRLERVALSAARILGQFFDSNMSLGIAWGSTMGALSRHLIPKQTHNSQIVQLNGAGNMRTTGILYASEILRRFGDAYGAHVQQFPVPAFFDDPATKNAMWRERSTERVLQMQANMDVALFGIGSPFAEVPSHVYAGGYLEPEDFQSLSRDGAIGDVATVFYRADGSTNGIALNERSTGPSFDVLRATPRRVCVVAGLSKLPSLRGALRAELVTDLITDESTARALLE; this is encoded by the coding sequence ATGAGCGAGCTCGACACGACATCCGAGGGTGGCAGGACAGGCGACGCCCTGCGCGCCGCACACCTCTACTACATGCAGGACCTCACGATGGATGCCATCGCCCACGAACTGCACACCTCGCGTTCCTCGGTCTCCCGGCTGCTCAGCCACGCCAGGGCCAGCGGGCTCGTCGACATCCAGATCCGCTCGCCGCGTGACATGCCGGGCCGGATCGAGGAGGCCATCCTGGAACAGCACGGGGTACGCGCGCACGTCGTGCCCGTGCCGGAGAATGCCAGCGACGTCGACCGACTGGAGCGCGTGGCGCTCTCGGCTGCACGAATTCTCGGCCAATTCTTCGACTCCAACATGTCGCTCGGCATCGCCTGGGGTTCGACGATGGGCGCGCTCAGCCGGCACCTCATCCCCAAGCAGACCCACAACTCCCAGATCGTGCAGCTGAACGGCGCCGGCAACATGCGCACCACCGGCATCCTCTACGCCTCCGAGATCCTGCGCCGCTTCGGTGACGCCTATGGCGCGCACGTGCAGCAGTTCCCCGTTCCGGCCTTCTTCGACGACCCGGCCACGAAGAACGCGATGTGGCGGGAGCGCTCGACCGAGCGCGTGCTGCAGATGCAGGCGAACATGGACGTCGCCCTCTTCGGCATCGGCTCGCCCTTCGCCGAGGTGCCGAGCCACGTTTACGCCGGCGGGTACCTCGAGCCGGAGGACTTCCAGTCGCTCAGCCGCGACGGCGCCATCGGCGACGTGGCGACGGTGTTCTACCGCGCCGACGGGTCGACCAACGGCATCGCCCTGAATGAGCGCAGCACCGGGCCGAGCTTCGACGTGCTGCGGGCGACGCCCCGCCGCGTCTGCGTCGTGGCCGGCCTCTCCAAGCTGCCGAGCCTGCGCGGCGCGCTCCGCGCCGAGCTCGTGACCGACCTCATCACCGACGAGTCGACGGCCCGCGCCCTGCTCGAGTAA
- the ribH gene encoding 6,7-dimethyl-8-ribityllumazine synthase, producing MSGAGSPTAALTPNLDAQGLRVVVVAGHWHEIITDGLIAGAVRVLEASGADYEIVRVPGSFELPVVCKAALEAGADAVVALGVIIRGGTPHFEYVSAAATDGLTRVALDTGKPVGFGVLTLDDEQQGIDRAGLPGSKEDKGEEAATAAIATALTLRALRS from the coding sequence ATGAGCGGAGCAGGATCCCCCACGGCGGCACTCACCCCGAACCTCGACGCGCAGGGGCTGCGCGTCGTGGTCGTCGCCGGGCACTGGCACGAGATCATCACCGACGGCCTGATCGCCGGGGCGGTGCGGGTGCTTGAGGCGTCTGGCGCCGACTACGAGATCGTGCGGGTGCCTGGCAGCTTCGAGCTGCCCGTCGTCTGCAAGGCGGCCCTGGAGGCGGGGGCGGATGCCGTCGTCGCGCTCGGTGTCATCATCCGCGGCGGCACCCCGCACTTCGAGTACGTCTCGGCTGCGGCCACCGACGGCCTCACCCGGGTCGCCCTCGACACGGGCAAGCCCGTCGGCTTCGGCGTGCTCACCCTGGACGACGAGCAGCAGGGCATCGACCGTGCCGGCCTGCCCGGCTCGAAGGAAGACAAGGGCGAGGAAGCCGCGACCGCGGCCATCGCCACCGCGCTCACCCTGCGGGCGCTGCGCTCTTAA
- a CDS encoding ABC transporter ATP-binding protein, with translation MSNARTLGRNRRTPQTGPRAKFSQLVPYLLEHKAVLSVVIVLSILGAAASLAQPLLVSQLITVVQANEPLGNLVWVLVALVVVAALISGYQHYLLQRTGEGVVLSSRRQLVARMLHLPIAEFDTRRTGDLVSRVGSDTTLLRAVLTQGLVDAIGGSLTFIGALIAMLIIDPVLLGLTLLVITVSVVTVVLLAARIRTASLQAQTKVGDLAAAVERAISAVRTVRASNATDREIAAVGEEAKGAWSAGIRVASISALVVPVAGIAMQVSLLVVLGVGGFRVASGAITVASLVAFILFLFMLIMPLGTAFGAITSVNSALGALGRIQEIIELPSETDYDREIAPLADVTPNELSALLSMDDTAIAFEDVHFAYARTRSDEADPDNESADEHLPEGNVTDRQPVLRGVSFSAPRGQRTALVGPSGAGKSTILALIERFYDPSVGVVRLAGLDIRTLPRTELRAQIGYVEQDAPVLAGTLRENLMLATPDATDEECERVLRAVNLGEVLERNPLGLSAPVGEDGVMLSGGERQRLAIARALLAAPPILLLDESTSSLDGVNEQMMRAAIDAVAEGRTLIVIAHRLSTVVDSDQIVVLDHGEVVGTGTHSELVASTPLYKELAKHQLLV, from the coding sequence ATGAGCAACGCACGCACACTGGGTCGAAACAGACGCACACCGCAAACCGGCCCGCGCGCGAAGTTCAGCCAGCTCGTGCCCTATCTGCTCGAGCACAAGGCGGTGCTCAGCGTCGTCATCGTGCTGAGCATCCTCGGCGCCGCCGCCAGCCTGGCCCAGCCGCTGCTGGTCAGCCAGCTCATCACCGTCGTGCAGGCCAACGAGCCGCTCGGCAACCTGGTCTGGGTGCTCGTCGCCCTGGTCGTCGTCGCCGCACTGATCAGCGGCTACCAGCACTACCTGCTGCAGCGCACCGGCGAGGGCGTCGTGCTCTCCAGCCGCCGCCAGCTCGTCGCCCGCATGCTGCACCTGCCGATCGCCGAGTTCGACACCCGCCGCACCGGTGACTTGGTCTCCCGCGTCGGCAGCGACACCACACTGCTGCGGGCCGTGCTCACCCAGGGCCTCGTCGATGCCATCGGTGGCTCGCTCACCTTCATCGGCGCGCTGATCGCCATGCTGATCATCGACCCGGTGCTGCTCGGCCTCACCCTGCTCGTCATCACCGTCTCTGTGGTGACCGTCGTGCTGCTCGCCGCCCGCATCCGCACCGCCAGCCTGCAGGCGCAGACCAAGGTGGGCGACCTGGCCGCCGCCGTCGAGCGTGCCATCAGCGCCGTGCGCACCGTGCGCGCCTCCAACGCCACAGACCGCGAGATCGCCGCCGTCGGCGAGGAGGCCAAGGGGGCCTGGAGCGCCGGCATCCGCGTCGCCAGCATCTCGGCCCTCGTCGTTCCTGTCGCCGGCATCGCCATGCAGGTGTCTCTGCTGGTCGTGCTCGGCGTCGGAGGTTTCCGCGTCGCCAGCGGCGCCATCACCGTGGCCAGCCTGGTCGCGTTCATCCTCTTCCTGTTCATGCTGATCATGCCGCTCGGCACCGCCTTCGGCGCGATCACCTCGGTGAACTCGGCCCTCGGCGCGCTCGGCCGCATCCAGGAGATCATCGAGCTGCCGAGCGAGACCGACTACGACCGCGAGATCGCCCCGCTCGCCGACGTCACCCCGAACGAGTTGTCGGCGCTGCTGTCGATGGATGACACCGCCATCGCCTTCGAGGATGTGCACTTCGCCTACGCGCGCACCCGCTCCGACGAGGCCGACCCGGACAACGAGAGCGCCGACGAGCACCTGCCAGAGGGCAACGTCACCGACCGACAGCCGGTGCTCCGCGGCGTCTCGTTCAGCGCGCCGCGCGGCCAGCGCACCGCCCTGGTCGGGCCGTCCGGCGCGGGCAAGAGCACCATCCTCGCCCTGATCGAGCGCTTCTACGACCCGAGTGTCGGTGTCGTGCGACTCGCCGGCCTCGACATCCGCACGCTGCCGCGCACCGAGCTGCGCGCCCAGATCGGCTACGTCGAGCAGGACGCCCCGGTGCTGGCCGGCACCCTGCGCGAGAACCTGATGCTGGCGACCCCGGATGCCACCGACGAGGAGTGCGAGCGGGTTCTGCGCGCCGTGAACCTCGGCGAGGTGCTTGAGCGCAACCCGCTCGGCCTGAGCGCCCCGGTCGGCGAGGACGGCGTCATGCTCTCCGGCGGCGAACGCCAGCGCCTCGCGATCGCCCGGGCGCTGCTCGCGGCTCCCCCGATCCTGCTGCTGGACGAGTCGACCTCGAGCCTGGACGGCGTGAACGAGCAGATGATGCGCGCCGCGATCGATGCCGTCGCCGAGGGGCGCACCCTCATCGTCATCGCGCACCGGCTCTCCACCGTGGTGGACAGCGACCAGATCGTGGTGCTCGACCACGGCGAGGTCGTCGGCACCGGCACGCACTCGGAGCTCGTCGCCTCGACCCCGCTCTACAAGGAGCTCGCGAAGCACCAGCTGCTCGTCTAG
- a CDS encoding DUF2269 family protein gives METLFSILHVVTAVFIVGPMAILPMSAMRAVRAGNGSQVATLAKSTNLFSLLSLLVVVFGFGVMGMADPKYNLSITTPWVLWSIILYLVALAISLFVVVPTMRKAAEALGAVDASNPAAAATTTSYPAIAAGSGVASLLLVAVVVLMVWKP, from the coding sequence ATGGAAACCCTGTTCAGCATCTTGCACGTCGTCACCGCCGTGTTCATCGTCGGCCCGATGGCCATCCTCCCCATGTCCGCCATGCGCGCGGTCCGAGCCGGCAACGGCTCCCAGGTCGCGACGCTGGCCAAGTCCACCAACCTGTTCAGCCTGCTCTCGCTGCTCGTCGTCGTCTTCGGCTTCGGCGTCATGGGAATGGCCGACCCGAAGTACAACCTCTCGATCACCACCCCGTGGGTGCTGTGGTCGATCATCCTCTACCTCGTGGCCCTCGCCATCAGCCTCTTCGTCGTGGTGCCGACCATGCGCAAGGCCGCCGAGGCGCTCGGCGCCGTCGACGCCTCCAACCCGGCCGCCGCCGCGACGACCACGAGCTACCCGGCCATCGCAGCCGGCAGCGGTGTGGCTTCGCTGCTGCTCGTCGCCGTGGTCGTGCTGATGGTCTGGAAGCCGTAA
- a CDS encoding hybrid sensor histidine kinase/response regulator transcription factor, with amino-acid sequence MENSPASATPESSVNPSDNPSGEAARYQALAALAADLAGQFELGPLLERILRHTMELLGCDSGSICTVDEAAGTYRKEVDVGVGCLSGQTFPLNEGVTGAIVRARDSVLFDEYSEVRGGHIHDAERASLHGVIGVPIRWDGRIIGSAVVFSREAGRRFTDADARLVELFATHAAIAITNARLHALTADRERESAVLDERERVVRDLHDTIGRGLVSVLLHLDAAEKASTDAGPRHAIGQARSAARSALDETRRTAVGLGPALLDGRSLTDAIALELAWVESTVQVETHLVVVGDPEPLPAETARQLFRIVQESLTNVVEHAQAHQVRVGLVYGSQSVSALVEDDGQGFDIEAIGDARHPASRGLGLQSLASRAARLGGTLHIESTPHWGTRVRAELPSTAAGALDSRSRWRVLVVHENAVVRAGLVRVLGHVEPDIEVVGEIAEAGAALEAYELLRPHVVLANLDLPHIDGAQLTSYLRAFDPRASVVLIVRNASDERMRGAARIGATGFVEYAADPIELTRAVVAAARGESLLSSAFLSRLAAAPGTADSAHLTAREREVRALVERGLPDKVIATALRISVKTVEKHVGAILRKTGAANRTALAARAARVEGSPTPR; translated from the coding sequence ATGGAGAATTCGCCGGCATCCGCCACGCCCGAATCCTCTGTCAACCCCTCAGACAATCCTTCAGGTGAGGCCGCGCGCTACCAAGCTCTCGCCGCCCTCGCCGCCGATCTCGCCGGGCAGTTCGAGCTCGGGCCGCTGCTGGAGCGGATCCTGCGCCACACGATGGAGCTGCTGGGCTGTGACAGCGGCTCCATCTGCACCGTCGACGAGGCGGCCGGCACATACCGCAAAGAGGTCGACGTCGGCGTCGGCTGCCTCTCCGGCCAGACATTCCCGCTGAACGAGGGCGTGACGGGCGCGATCGTCCGTGCCCGCGACTCGGTGCTGTTCGACGAGTACTCCGAGGTGCGCGGCGGGCACATCCACGACGCCGAGCGGGCATCGCTGCACGGGGTCATCGGTGTTCCCATTCGCTGGGACGGCCGCATCATCGGCAGCGCCGTCGTTTTCAGCCGGGAGGCCGGACGCCGGTTCACGGATGCCGACGCGCGCCTCGTCGAGCTGTTCGCGACGCACGCGGCCATCGCCATCACGAATGCGCGGCTGCACGCGCTGACGGCCGACAGGGAGCGCGAATCGGCTGTGCTCGATGAGCGGGAGCGCGTCGTGCGCGACCTGCACGACACGATCGGACGCGGGCTCGTCTCGGTGCTGCTGCACCTGGACGCGGCCGAGAAGGCGAGCACGGATGCCGGCCCCAGGCACGCGATCGGACAGGCGCGGTCGGCGGCCCGCTCCGCGCTGGACGAGACCAGGCGCACGGCGGTCGGGCTCGGCCCCGCCCTGCTCGACGGCCGCTCCCTCACCGACGCGATCGCCCTGGAACTGGCCTGGGTCGAATCCACCGTGCAAGTCGAGACGCACCTCGTGGTGGTCGGCGATCCGGAGCCGCTTCCGGCCGAGACGGCCAGGCAGCTCTTCCGCATCGTGCAGGAGTCGCTCACCAACGTGGTCGAGCACGCGCAGGCCCACCAGGTGCGGGTCGGGCTCGTCTACGGTAGCCAGAGCGTGAGCGCGCTGGTCGAGGATGACGGCCAGGGCTTTGACATCGAGGCGATCGGCGATGCGCGGCATCCCGCGTCTCGCGGGCTCGGCCTGCAGAGCCTCGCCTCCCGCGCCGCACGCCTCGGCGGCACCCTGCACATCGAGTCGACACCGCACTGGGGCACCAGGGTGCGCGCCGAGCTGCCGTCGACGGCGGCGGGCGCGCTCGATTCCCGCTCCCGCTGGCGGGTGCTCGTCGTGCATGAGAACGCTGTCGTGCGTGCGGGGCTCGTGCGCGTGCTCGGCCATGTGGAGCCCGACATCGAGGTCGTCGGTGAGATCGCCGAGGCGGGCGCCGCCCTGGAGGCCTACGAGCTGTTGCGGCCACACGTCGTGCTGGCGAACCTCGACCTCCCGCACATCGACGGCGCGCAGCTCACCTCCTACCTGCGCGCCTTCGACCCGCGGGCATCCGTCGTGCTGATCGTGCGAAATGCCAGCGATGAGCGGATGCGGGGCGCCGCCCGCATCGGCGCGACCGGGTTCGTCGAGTATGCCGCGGACCCCATCGAGCTCACCCGCGCCGTCGTCGCGGCAGCGCGTGGTGAGTCGCTGCTGTCCTCGGCGTTTCTCAGCCGACTGGCGGCCGCCCCCGGCACGGCAGACAGCGCACACCTCACCGCCAGAGAGCGCGAAGTGCGCGCGCTGGTCGAGCGCGGCCTGCCGGACAAGGTGATCGCGACCGCTCTGCGCATCTCGGTGAAGACCGTCGAGAAGCATGTCGGTGCGATCCTGCGCAAGACGGGTGCCGCCAACCGCACCGCCCTCGCCGCGCGGGCAGCGCGTGTGGAGGGTTCCCCTACCCCGCGGTAG
- a CDS encoding MFS transporter → MSASPAVATAAPANPRSRVILASLIGTTIEFYDFYVYATAAVLVFPHLFFPTGDPTTALLQSFAVFGAAMVARPLGAILFGHLGDRHGRKATLVGALLTMGIATFLIGVLPTYAMVGWLAPLLLVVLRIAQGFALGGEWSGAALVATENAPKGKRAWYGTFPQLGAPIGFIIANGLFLIIAAVLPSDDPSMPSQAFLEWGWRIPFLFSVVMVIVGLWVRLRLVESTAFSTASATGKLTKTPLVTVFKMHWRKLILGTFFMLATYVLFYLMTTFSLSYGRAPQSPTDAAVLPGLGYSYTTFVLMLIGGVLFFGVFTLVSGVLADRWGRRKTLIWVTLGIIVFGLLWVPLLGAGFVGVMAWLIIGFSLMGLTFGPMGALLPELFPTNVRYTGSGISYNVSSILGAAVAPFIAVALWSAGDGSPFWVGIYLAAMAVLTLIALIVSKETKDNDIDA, encoded by the coding sequence ATGTCAGCATCACCCGCGGTCGCCACGGCCGCACCCGCAAATCCACGCAGCCGGGTCATCCTGGCCAGCCTCATCGGCACGACGATCGAGTTCTACGACTTCTACGTCTACGCGACCGCAGCCGTCCTCGTCTTCCCCCACCTCTTCTTCCCCACCGGTGACCCCACCACGGCCCTGCTGCAGTCCTTCGCGGTCTTCGGCGCCGCCATGGTCGCCCGTCCGCTCGGCGCGATCCTGTTCGGCCACCTCGGCGACAGGCACGGCCGCAAGGCCACCCTGGTCGGCGCACTGCTCACCATGGGCATCGCGACATTCCTGATCGGCGTGCTGCCCACCTACGCCATGGTCGGCTGGCTTGCCCCGTTGCTGCTCGTCGTCCTCCGCATCGCGCAGGGCTTCGCGCTCGGCGGCGAATGGTCCGGTGCCGCGCTCGTCGCCACCGAGAACGCCCCGAAGGGCAAGCGCGCCTGGTACGGCACCTTCCCGCAGCTGGGCGCCCCGATCGGCTTCATCATCGCGAACGGCCTGTTCCTGATCATCGCCGCAGTGCTCCCCTCCGATGACCCCTCGATGCCCTCACAGGCGTTCCTCGAGTGGGGCTGGCGCATCCCGTTCCTGTTCTCGGTGGTCATGGTCATTGTCGGCCTGTGGGTGCGCCTGCGACTCGTCGAGAGCACCGCGTTCTCGACGGCATCCGCCACCGGCAAGCTCACGAAGACTCCGCTCGTCACCGTCTTCAAGATGCACTGGCGCAAGCTGATCCTCGGCACCTTCTTCATGCTCGCCACCTACGTGCTGTTCTACCTGATGACGACGTTCTCGCTCAGCTACGGCCGCGCTCCGCAGTCGCCCACCGACGCCGCCGTGCTGCCGGGCCTCGGCTACTCCTACACGACGTTCGTGCTCATGCTCATCGGCGGCGTGCTCTTCTTCGGTGTCTTCACTCTGGTCTCGGGCGTGCTGGCCGACCGATGGGGGCGGCGCAAGACGCTGATCTGGGTGACGCTCGGCATCATCGTGTTCGGCCTGCTCTGGGTGCCGCTGCTCGGTGCCGGCTTCGTCGGCGTCATGGCCTGGCTGATCATCGGCTTCTCGCTGATGGGCCTCACCTTCGGCCCGATGGGCGCGCTGCTGCCCGAGCTGTTCCCGACGAACGTGCGCTACACCGGCTCCGGCATCAGCTACAACGTGTCGTCGATCCTCGGTGCGGCCGTCGCCCCGTTCATCGCCGTCGCCCTCTGGAGCGCCGGCGACGGCAGCCCGTTCTGGGTCGGCATCTACCTGGCCGCGATGGCCGTGCTCACCCTCATCGCCCTGATCGTCTCGAAGGAGACGAAGGACAACGACATCGACGCCTAG
- the ribA gene encoding GTP cyclohydrolase II yields MSLSTMPEVLEALRAGRPVIVADDEGRENEGDAILAAELASQEWIAWMVRNTSGFLCAPMPAEYADRLGLPLMVVDSQDARNTAYTITVDAAERVTTGISAADRARTLRVLADPESLSTSLIRPGHVLPLRAVAGGVRERAGHTEAAVDLMKLAGLSPVGVIGELVADDGEMMRLPGLLALGERDGLPVTTVAAIADWLRTQHEVATGAPASVVENPRVAFEVETTVPTRHGPFRVRAYRDRVSGADHVAIVAGDLSDSPLVRVHSECLTGEAFGSLKCECGPQLDSALETVQRDGGIVIYLRGHEGRGIGLINKLRAYRLQEDGLDTLDANLALGLPADSRDYGAAAAILEDMGVHSVRLLTNNPEKVRQLELHGVQVGERVPLVVGVGAYNEGYLDTKRNRMGHSIDNDQLADGSTDQLLNTLEGHAS; encoded by the coding sequence ATGAGTCTGTCCACCATGCCCGAGGTTCTCGAGGCACTGCGCGCGGGCCGGCCCGTCATCGTCGCCGACGACGAGGGGCGCGAGAACGAGGGCGACGCCATCCTCGCGGCCGAGCTGGCCAGCCAGGAGTGGATCGCCTGGATGGTGCGCAACACCAGCGGGTTCCTCTGTGCTCCGATGCCGGCCGAGTACGCCGACCGCCTCGGCCTGCCGCTGATGGTCGTCGACAGTCAGGACGCCCGCAACACCGCCTACACGATCACCGTCGACGCCGCCGAGCGGGTGACGACGGGCATCAGCGCCGCAGACCGTGCCCGCACACTGCGCGTGCTCGCCGACCCCGAGTCCCTCTCGACCAGCCTGATCCGCCCCGGGCACGTGCTGCCGCTGCGGGCAGTCGCGGGCGGCGTGCGTGAGCGCGCCGGCCACACCGAGGCCGCCGTCGACCTGATGAAGCTGGCCGGTCTCTCCCCGGTGGGCGTGATCGGTGAGCTTGTGGCGGATGACGGCGAGATGATGCGCCTGCCCGGGCTGCTCGCCCTCGGCGAGCGCGACGGTCTGCCCGTCACCACCGTCGCCGCGATCGCCGACTGGCTGCGTACGCAGCACGAGGTGGCGACCGGCGCCCCGGCATCCGTCGTCGAGAACCCCCGGGTCGCCTTCGAGGTCGAGACCACCGTGCCGACCCGGCACGGACCGTTCCGGGTGCGCGCCTACCGCGACCGGGTGAGCGGAGCCGACCACGTCGCCATCGTGGCCGGCGACCTGAGCGACTCCCCGCTCGTGCGTGTGCACTCCGAGTGCCTGACGGGCGAGGCCTTCGGCTCGCTCAAGTGCGAGTGCGGCCCGCAGCTGGACTCGGCGTTGGAGACCGTGCAGCGCGACGGCGGCATCGTCATCTACCTGCGCGGGCACGAGGGCCGCGGCATCGGCCTGATCAACAAGCTGCGCGCCTACCGGCTGCAGGAGGACGGGCTCGACACGCTCGACGCCAACCTCGCACTCGGCCTGCCGGCCGACTCCCGCGACTACGGCGCGGCCGCGGCCATCCTCGAGGACATGGGGGTGCACTCCGTGCGCCTGCTCACCAACAACCCCGAGAAGGTGCGCCAGCTTGAGCTGCACGGCGTGCAGGTGGGCGAGCGGGTGCCGCTGGTCGTCGGCGTCGGCGCATACAACGAGGGCTACCTCGACACCAAGCGCAACCGGATGGGCCACTCCATCGACAACGACCAGCTGGCCGACGGCAGCACAGACCAACTCCTCAACACACTGGAAGGGCACGCATCATGA
- a CDS encoding riboflavin synthase: MFTGIIEELGRIERIERTSDAARITVRGPLVTSDAGHGDSIAVSGVCLTVVDRDTESFTVDVMAQTLAMSTLAGAVQGTAVNLERAAAVNSRLGGHIVQGHIDGTATVLAVTPGSAWRVLRFSLGAEHAPLVVDKGSIAVDGVSLTVSNVSPADEAEQWFEVSLIPETLTATTLGQRVVGDRVNIETDILARHVARMFAMQNAATPVRSNS; encoded by the coding sequence GTGTTTACAGGAATCATCGAGGAGCTCGGCCGCATCGAGCGGATCGAGCGCACAAGCGATGCCGCCAGGATCACGGTGCGCGGGCCGCTCGTCACAAGCGACGCCGGACACGGCGACTCCATCGCAGTGAGCGGCGTCTGCCTGACGGTCGTCGACCGCGACACGGAGTCGTTCACCGTCGACGTGATGGCCCAGACGCTCGCCATGAGCACCCTCGCCGGTGCGGTGCAGGGCACGGCCGTCAACCTCGAGCGGGCCGCCGCCGTCAACAGCCGGCTCGGCGGGCACATCGTGCAGGGCCACATCGATGGCACCGCGACAGTGCTCGCCGTCACCCCCGGCAGCGCCTGGCGCGTGCTGCGCTTCAGCCTGGGCGCCGAGCACGCCCCCCTCGTCGTCGACAAGGGCTCCATCGCCGTCGATGGCGTCTCGCTCACGGTGAGCAACGTGAGCCCGGCCGACGAGGCCGAGCAGTGGTTCGAGGTGTCGCTGATTCCCGAGACGCTCACCGCGACGACCCTCGGCCAGCGCGTTGTCGGCGACCGGGTCAACATCGAAACCGACATCCTGGCTCGTCATGTTGCACGAATGTTCGCCATGCAGAATGCCGCTACCCCAGTGAGGAGCAACTCATGA